The Mercenaria mercenaria strain notata chromosome 1, MADL_Memer_1, whole genome shotgun sequence nucleotide sequence TTTGGTTTATATTGATCTTTAATTTCCACTGAATTCTTTCTGTCAGCACTGGAAGCTCCTATTAGTAAATACAATGAAATCTTTTTGTTACTGCAAATCTACCGGATTCAACTGAAGACTTTTTAAGCATTGAATACAGTAGGCTACACCATGACCCAAATGACGGATATAATAGGgctattataatagtagcttgatctaggatgctgtatttggctctagtggattttgccaggtcggattaCATGAGAGACATGCGCAGTGTGTGATCTAACCTGACAAAATCTGCAGGAGCCAAATACAAAAtgccagatctagctactgttttAATGACACTTTTAATATATACCTCCACATTTTTGTTTGcacaaaatcttcaatatttatcgatgttaaaatagaacttaGTGTtgatttatagaactgtgtcaaaggacatgcatattaataaaagtagttcggtaacatacaatacaaaaggtacgaAACAGAATTTTGTCTGCCAGTTCGTTATTTCCATGTGAAATAAAAGCcccatttttgacagaatttatacaggtatataataaagtagAATATACATAAAGCATGGATAAAGCAGAATATGAGTAATAGATAAAGTAGATTACAAGTGATGGATATAGTAGATTTAATTCAGACTCATCAACCATCTCTTGTCAGAGTATTCCAAATAAAAtctctgtgtgtgtgttcgggtttaacgtttttttccaacaatttttcagtcatataaacgatggtgtctacttgtagcagtgagcacaatgcctaacttttagtgctgcctcactggaatatcatgccatagacacatagcatgataccccacccagtcacattatactgacacctaaTTGTAAGATTAATTAATGATTTTCTACAACTGGAAACAatttaaacagaatgttttatattaatttgACTTCATAGTTCGATTGTACTGTATCATTTATATGACTTAACTACCAAATTATGGCAAATTTGGATTTATGTAGTATATcacagtaataaataaaatataattttttgttcAGTCTCTCTGACTTCGACCTAAAGACCTCAAAAACAAAAAGGGTCATCAACTGACCAGGTGCAATCATCCTGAACAATAGTTTGATGGCCATGGCCTCAAAAGTTTTTCTGAAACTGTTCAGAAACCATTTTcctctcaaggtcactgtgaccatgacataTCAGGTACTTTGGACATCTACTGACCAaaaacaatcatcctataaagtttgacaaATTATGGCCAAAGTGTTCTTCTGTTATCAATCAGGAACCAATTTTCAGCTCACTGTCACTTTGACCTTGCCCTTTTGACCCTTAAACAATTGGGTCATGTACTGACCATAGGCAAATAATCTTATGATGTTTGAGGACTGTAGGCCACAGTATTCTTCatttattgattggaaaccaatCTTCAGCTTAAGGTCACTGCGAGCTTGACCATTCAGCAACCGattaaaaatcaataggggttatcagTTTATCAGAACCAACTTTGTAGTTCTTGTGCAGATACGTTCTCCATTTAAATAAAGGCAGATTTTCCTGGAATAAAATGTGTTCTGTAGATCTATGTTTTTCCTATATTTCAAGTTCTACACTGTACTCCTTCTTCTCAAGTAGAGAGGGAGGTAGAGGTTACAATGAATCTACAAATGAACTGTGGAAATATGGAAATGCTATGGCTGGTTATAGGAAATCTATTAAAGTtagtatacttttttttttttacaaagtgtaAACCTTTGATTATTATCCACTTTTCATAAGCATAATACAATCTTTTCATCCCATTTAATACTTAACCAGAAAATTGGCTTTATGACTAACAATAgcctttatttcttattttatttgttttagttttctaTATACCTTACCTTGACCCTGACTTGGAAACCAATGAGGAGATATCTGAATACTTACTGGCAGATATTTTCCTAGGAAAAGTGTCTGTGTTTGTGTCTGAGCTGACACAAGTATCAGTATGAACAACAATGGATTCTGTGTAGTTGTTTGTTCCTGTGGTACACATACCATTAGGATGGTTTTTGTTTATGTTTGCAACACCAGTCTCACCATGTGACTGTGTTTCTCGCCCTGTAAATCTACTGGTACTTGTACCAGTAGGGAAGTTTAATGTTTCGGTACAAGTCCCAGTCTGTGACTGTGTTTCAGTTTCTTTAAATCGGCTTGCACCTGTACTTGTACTGAAGCTGTATGTACCAGTCTTCATTTGAGTACCAGTCTGACAACTGGATTGTGTTTCTGTTACTCTACTGGTACCTGTGCCTACATAAGAAGAAAAGCTACCAGTGCCAGTAACCGTTTGCGTACCAGTCCCAGTTTGTGTGCCAGTTTGTAGCCCAGACGGTGTGCCACTATAAATGAATGTGATATCCTCGTTACTTTCATCACAGCTGTTTGTAAACTTTTCTGTGGCAGCACTCCCAGGTCCTCCTACCAACTGTTTGTCCACATTTTTCAGAGCCAACTGGGATAAGAATTCATCTTGTCTAGCTGAAATGTAACAATACTGTTTCATCTAAATATGCTACTGATCAATTAAGACACcatgtatataacatataaatgTCTTGATGTCTGAAGTTATTAACAGATGCTAAATATATATTCTCTGTGTTGGACAATTTCAGAGAAACTCTCATAAACTAAAAGATAACTTCCAATGCTTTTTTTTATGAAGAAATGGACAAAAGTTTAAGCAAGAGCTATGCATCTGAAGATTTTGATGGCGTAACAGAGGTAACATAGTATGTGAGATTCAGTTTTAAACAGGCTATAAGCATGATCTTTGATGTAACAACTCTGCAAACAATAACAGTCCTATGCAGTATCATGACTGTGGACTTTAAAAGTATTCTCAttgtttttaatcaaacatattttccatttgcttcttttgtttatcttagtttttcaacaataattcagtcatgtaacagcaggcatttaacctaaccaatgCTTCTTGACTTTGTGACAGTACATTAGACATGGCAAACAAGAATGGTTCTACCATTTTTAAATATGTAGCAAAATCAAAGGTTCACTTTGTGAATGGTAATTGAGCATATGATGATATGAGCCTCTTTGTAGTTAAGTTCATTGAATTTCAGCCAGTGGTTGATGAGAAAATGTATCAACAAGACTGGATGGATGAACACACCAACAGACATATCAGATATTTTGTAGTACATAAACACTTAAAGAGTTCATCTACAGTCAACAtgaaatcattctatgaagtttgatagCTGGAGACTCAAGCAATCAGCACTCAGTGAAGGCAAACTGACTTCACTCTTGAGGTTTCTGTGACTGACCTATGGGTCCCCAAAATTAACATCATATATTTTACCTAGCTACCTGTAAAACCTTTTTAAAGGGGCTATTCAGGCTTgcataaagtttttcattgattATGTTCTATATGTACCTTTCACATGCTTGCTTACTCTAGTTGATTGTGGTTTCTGTAGAACACATTTCAGGTTCTGGAAAAACTCATCAGGAAATAGTTTGTTTCTCACCTCATCTCCTGCAAGttcagaataattttatttattagggtcagtgtacccggtttcgcacacatttcctaagaatacTTTCCTATTTagtcaaaaatgattaaatttgaatttacctctacatgctttaataaatacacttattttggtttaaaacacGCTTACTTTCCTTTCCCACTTCAATGACGTCATACCTCTTGGTGAacttgattcggataacatattttgaccagtttttgcatttaagtgtacccggtttcgcacaccatgctatttatagaattcaGTGATAGTAATGCATTTacccaaaagaaaaatttcaattaactttttaagtatttattctattcaatttaaacatgtattttccaataaaacatctgaaagtgatattaaaaagcagttatgaaagtgaaatatagggaccaaaccctgtttttacttctaaaagcagaaaaggctaaaacagctgaatacatgaaacaaaaataaacaatagaagcTGCTGAATCACAAAAGACCCCAACAAGTCTTGTCATTcgattaagttctctgttttaataaaaacgtaaagcaaacaatcaagttgaagtcattttgcaggttgggagaacttcaatatctgttgaaatatttttcatttcggtaaagtaataggtaaatacctaCATGTAGGAAGGAaaagtgatttttcaatttattttacaccttgttgttgtttgcttagtcattattttcataaaatttaatatttttcagctaacctactggcctccattagtattgttattgttttcgtctgcaccTACCAGAACGAGGCTCAAGCGGGGATGAACCCCTTGTGTCAATtaatgtagggaataactcaattttgtgaaataataacaaagtattgttgaattttctgcttCGTTCTCACAAAGCACATGAATTTgctgggtgtgcgaaaccgcgtacagtgcgaaaccgggtacactgactctacattttttttcattttatgtaatgtCAATCCCTGCCTTAAATTTGCAAAGAGTTAGGTAAGAGGAAATGAAACACTGAAAATGTAAGGACCACATGCATTGTTGAAGTGAGTGCAGATGCTCGAGTCTGGGAATCACGTGTTTAAATTCAAACTAGCATACtcacaaaatgcatgatttttGCTCAAGCTCGCAAAATTTTACGAGTGCAAAAACTAAAATGGAAACGAAAATGTTTTTTCAGCCTTCCGCATCAAGGTTAATACACGATactaatatatgtaatatattcaaCATAGAAATCTTTACCTGTGAATTGTTGTTCGCCTCTCCACACCTCTTTGCTGGAGTCATCACGTGATCTGCAATTATCGGACTTAGCCAACCAATCACTCACTTTATCTTCTGGTCTCAGCTGAGACCCTGGGGGTGACCTGGACTCCACAACCAAAATCGAAGCATGTTCTCCATGCAGTGACCTTAATTCATGAGCAGAAAGTTCTATTTTTTCTGAGGTGTTTGTTTGTAGCGATACTTTAAACTGTTCTTGGGGCTTAGTTTTTGGAACTGAACTCCTTTTCAGCTGCCCtgcaagtaaaaaaaataaatgtaacttgCATGATCTATGTATTTTCTACTGTAACTAAAAGTAAACTGCTATAATTACATTGTTCTGAAATGTACAAGATTTCTGCCTACACTGATGTGCCAAAAGACAATTATGTTTCAGACATAATATATGAAGTTTAATAAAACTCTATTCAGCAATTACAATGTTATGATGAagctttaaagaaaatttaaaggtttttttattttcagcctCGGCAGCTCTGATTACAAGGGCAAAAGGGAACccaatttaacaaatttttagaTTCAAGATTTCCGAATTTTATCATTTCACTCAATACATAAATGTAAATATGCAGCATTTAGAAGACCTTAGAAGAATGCTACAGACCGAGTTTGGTTAAGATTAATCAGGTGGACCATGAAAAGaagctgtttgaaattttgtttttgtttttaacttcGGCATCCACTAAAAGGGTCCGGGCTAACCATCTGAAAAAAACTTAGGAGAGGAACACACAAGGAGGCTACAGACaaattttggtgaagatccacCACACATTTAATGAAATCGAGTCATTTAAAGTGTATCCACTCTTAGCTCTTGTATCCCCTACAAGGGGATCATTAGTATAAAATTCTAAGAGATCTATATCAGAATGCTACTAATCTAGTTTTGTGTAAAGAGGAGGAGGTGTTCTAAGTAAAACATTTGACACAGAACAATGGACGCCAAACCATCAAACTACCCTagtagctcaccctgaacaaagttcagttGAGCTAGAAACAAGGGAATCAGCAGAACTGACTGATGACCCTTGCATCATCAGAACAACTATTTGCtactatttaagtttgaattaaaatctgttttataatattAAACAGAGATAAGAGTTAAAGTGTATCAaatctttaacatgaaattttaagtaaaaagggaggaTAATTTATGAATCAAAACTTTAACGAAACTGTGGACATGGACACTGGtgcaagtaggacagctctcaaCATACTTTGTATAGTCCAGCTAAAGATTTTGTCTATAAATTGATctaatttggtatggcctaaaagATAGTAACGGAGTAATACCTTTAGCTCCAAATTTTTGCTTGGGTGTGCCAGCCTGTGGTTTTCTAGCTCTTGATTTCTGTCTTGCTTTGACAGGCTGTAAACCTTTACCAAATAATACATCATTCTCGTAAGAATCTTGCAAAGGAGAAAGATTTTTAACTGAAGTCTTTCTTCGAATCTTTACCTTGAAAAATAAGTGACAATTAGTATACTGAAAAAATTGTCTGGTAAATTGAGACTCAATTTTTCTATTCTTGTTTTGATTCTTATGGTTGAAAGTCTGATTCAAATCTGTGTACTCAAGTGGAAGTTTCAACAGAATTAAATTACAGGAAACAAGAGAAGTACAGGAAATGTTTTTGTTCTTCTTCTTGCAAAATTTCTAACCCATATGGGCAAGGGGTAAATGTTTTAACCACTTTGACCTTAACCACTATTACTAAGCCATGAAGGCACTCAGAAACTGCTTTCCTTAAAACACTTTACCTGCATTTGGTTTCTCTTTTTCAATAGCAATTTCTTATTGTCCTTAAATGTTAGTCTTCCCTAAACTATATCCTTGATATCTGAACTGATAaactttttaagaataaaaaccGAACAGTATAGTTTGGAAAGTTAATGTGACTATAATATtcgacacgtctgtatctgaaatgTTCTCTCTGTCTATTCTGAGGGCTTTATTTCACTCtgcccctctggtcagatcgctgtgtctgtactagtggaGGATGATTTCGTGCCcagtgtggctgcagtatatgtaaagcgcctttgaacgtgtttatcatgaaaagggtgctatataaatctggtataataataataataatattgggAGGAAATACAGAAAGAAAACTAACCTGCGAAATGGCTTTCTTATTTCTgccctgtttcaatttctttaaagatCCAGCCTCTGACATGGTGCTTTTAAGTCTTTCTCTGTATACATATGAACCAAACAGAAGATATCATTTAAGTTTGGTTATACCAGAATGTGACTGTGGTGTATCTTACCACAGTCAAACATTAATACATGCTGAAAATAGATCACTATGTCTCACTATGGAAACATAGTCTGATGACATTAATATGATATCCAACAACAGTGGTGAACTGTTACAAAATATGCAAGTCAAagcaaattacttttgacttttaaaatactttacttTATATTGAGCAGAAAAGTTGTTAATTTTCTCAAATTCAACTAACTCAAGAGCAACAAAGACTGGCTGGCTATCGAAGTTGGCAAAGACAATATGCAAATAAACACTCTGAATGTGACTTACTATGCATCAGAAAAAAACTTATAAAGCTGACACTgtcattttttgtaattttaagtaACTCGAGAGTGGCTGTGAGTATAAGGTATCTgggatattatgcccataaacattataactaagtttggtgaacacttgATATAAACTGCTCAAGTCAGAGAGTGGACACTGTCATTTCTCACTGTTTTCAGCAATTTAAGGGCCTTCACTCCAGAAATAATTAGGAGGATCCAGTTGATTATCAAACCTGACCATCAACATTGAGACCAAGTTTTGGGTACATTGAACTAGCACTGCTCATGTAAAAGAGCTGACAACTTTAGTGGAAGTTGCAACCCATGACAGATGTTCCAAACTCGTCCTGTTTCATGGGTGAATAAAAAggaaatatgagccgcaccatgagaaaactaacatagtggctttgcgaccagcatggatccagaccagcctgcgcatctgcgcagtctggtcaggatccatgctgttcgctttcaaagcctattacaattagagaaaccgttagtgaacagcatggatcctgaccagactgcgcggatgcgcaggctggtctggatccatgctggtcacaaagccactatgttggttttctcatggtgcggatcATATCAAGATTTTTACTGTAGCACCAAAGACAATTACCAGTAGCACATTTCTGAACAAACATGTAGATCTACAGCAACCATAAAATGCAAAGAcagcattttcataaaaattaaaaatagggttattataatagaagctcaatctgggatgctgtattcggctcgagtggattctTGCCAGATCAGATTTCACGAGGTGCGCAAGCACCTTGTGTGATCAGACCTCGCAAAGTCCATGAGAGCCGAATATAAAATACcaaatctagctactgttataatgacccatttattatatacctccaacttttatttacttttgttattgaacgaaatcttcaatgtttattgatgttaaaatggaacttagtaaAATTTTTACGAGGCTATTTagagaactgtgtcaggtcatgcatatttatgaaagtagtcttgcaacatacaatacaatagGTGCAATACGAAATTTTCTTCTGCCTGttaatatttacttgtgaaatacaagcgattttttacagaatttttataggtatataaaaacaagagggccatgatggccctatatcgctcacctgttaaacttggccttggaatcatcaagataaacattctgaccaaattcatgacgatagggtcataaatgtggcctctacagtgttaacaagcttttcctttgatttgagtagtgatctagtttttgacccacatgacccagtttcgaacttggcctaggaatcatcaagataaacattcttccCACGTTTCGAGAAAATATttgggtcataaatatggcctctagagtgttaaccagcttttcctctgatttgagtgggtgacctagtttttgacccacatgacccagtttcgaacttgccctaagagttatcaagataaacattctgaccaagtttcatgaagatagggtcataaatgtggcctcaataatgttaaccttttcctttgatttgatgtgatgacctagtttttgaccccatatgacccagttttgatcaagataaacattctgaccaagtgccagttttaaacaagaggaccatgatggtcctgaatcgctcacctctacccacatgacccagttttgtgtatgacgtcgttttttctattatttgacatagtgacctagtttctgacctcatgtgacccagttttgaacttgacctagatattatcaagataaaaaatctgaccaattttcatgaagatccattgaaaaatatggtctctagagaggtcacaaggtttttctattatttgacctactgacctagtttttgatggcacgtgacccactttcgaacttgacctagataccatcaagatgaacattcagaccaattttcatacagatcccatgaaaattattgcctctagagaggtcacaaggttttcctattatttgacctactgaccctagtttttgatagcacgtgacccactttcgaacttgacctagatatcatcaaggtgaacattctgatcaattttcatgaagatctcatgaaatatatggcctctagagaggtcacaaggtttttctattttcagacctactgacctagtttttgaccgtgcgtgacccagtttcgaacctgacctagatatcatcaagatgaacattcagaataactttcatacagatcccatgaaaaatatggcctttagagaggtcacaaggtttttctattatttgacctactgacctagttttttaaggcacgtgacccagtttcgaacctgacctagatatcatcaagatgaacattctgaccaattttcatgaagatcttgtgaaatatatggcctctagagaggtcacaaggtttttctatttttagacctactgacctagtttttgaccgcacatgacccagtttcgaacttgacctagatatcatcaagatgaacattcagaataactttcatacagatcccatgaaaaatatggcctttagagaggtcacaaggtttttctattatttgacctactgacctagtttttgaaggcacgtgacccagtttcgaacttgacctagatatcatcaaggtgaacattctgaccaattttcatgaagatcttgtgaaatatatggtctctagagaggtcacaaggtttttctatttttagacctactgacctagtttttgaaggcacgtgacccagtttcgaacttgacctagatatcatcaagatgaacattctgaccaactttcatgaagatcttgtgaaatatatggcctctagagaggtcacaaggtttttctatttttagacctactgacctagtttttgagggcacgtgacccagtttcgaacttgacctagatatcatcaagatgaacattctgaccaactttcataaagatcccatgaaaaatgtgacctctagagtggtcacaagcaaaagtttacggacggacggacggacgcacggacggacggacgacggacactgcgcgatcacaaaagctcaccttgtcactttgtgacaggtgagctaaaaagaaatcaATGTGTTATGATCCACATACTGCTATTGCTACATACATATATGACAAGTAACAAACCTTTCCAGGGAAAGTTTGGTACCTAAAAGGCAACGCACAGAAATGGGTATTGAAAGCTTTTGATGATAAAGATCCTTTGTACAGTGCATATACAGTGGTGTTTCTTTAAAGAGTAATGTTGCATAATGTGGAAGTATGAAAGactaattttaagattttttcctTCGAAATTGCACcatttcattgaaaatgaccGATCAGTCTATGATTTAAAAGAGATGCTGTTCAATGCGTACCAAATGCTTGTTCTTGTCCATGACCACTGCCTCACACATACCTTTTTCCTTTTCCTTTCTTAAATTTTGACTCTTTATCtgaaataagaaacaaaaagCATGCATAACACAACCATACAACATAAAGCTGAGATATCTTGATGCAACAGTTCCTTggatgttcatttttattttggcTGGCTTTAGAGTCACACGGACATGTACTTTATGTCATATAAGGGACTTTGCCAGCTTTTATCCCCTCCAGGCACTTTTTCAGGCATAGTGTGGCACTTCAGTAGAACCAGTGGATCTTCTGTATGCCAAATGGtcggcttcctcacaagaagaattttaagcCTCAAGTTCTTCTCTCCTCTgacatttaaaatattcaaagtaaactaaaaatattttcatttgaagaAGATAAGCTTCTTAGAAAAAACGCTGCCCTAGAGCAGCAACCTTGTAACAACAAAAAGTGACCATCTTTCAGACACTCTATATGCTGCTTTCTCCTagattcgagcctcttaaatcttttagggttgtgcatatttttgtaaacctgttcaattaaataatttttgttttttgttacaaaaatatttgcatttaacaatgggcaataagaattacaattttatcatcttttattacGTATTTTTTGCATGAGACTAaaggaggtcaaactccacatcattttaaaactttctcatggATTCGAGCCCTTTGTTTGGAAGGTCATCaagtgttaatgtttgcatattctatttccgtaaagcaaatttctatcaagactGATTTCTTGTTCACTCATTACAACAGCCGAAATATGCTGAAGATGCTTTTAGCTTGAAATTTGGGCTAACAGTATTACCCACTAGGTAATTTCCTTTTGATATAAgcaatttttgatgcaaaatattaaaacaggtatttactcattttttcagtgatttcatgactaatattttccaaggcattttaaaatgtaaatgacacaagtATCTGATGGCagaacatgctacatgagcatgaattttactgaaacacaagggctcgaatcaatgagaaagctcgaatcgacAAGAAACAGGCATAAAGATTGCCCAATTTTAACAGACTATTTCTATGTAAATTTTCTTCATGTTTCCTAGTTAAGTTGTTTCAGGATTTTTAGATACGTTCACTCAGGACACCAATATAAATGACTGGTTATCAATTTGTTTGGGAGTATGATAAACATACAGATTTTTTTAATCCCTGCACTGAAAAATAATCACAACTGAAATATACTTACACATACTGCTTTTTTTTCTACTTCAGTATTTAAAGTCTTTCAGTCAGTATGGTGTATTTACTGAATTACCAGACCTGTTACTGTGGGAAGAGCAAACTTTCTTTAAACGACTGCATCACATGTACACTTACCTGAATGTTAGTATGTTAGTTTGGGGACTGAAGCGAACTCCTGACTTCTTCCATAGCCAGACACCTTACCACTTCTTCTGCACTCTTAATTAGTTTTGCTGCTGTTTCTTATCATTTAAATGGTGACTGACAGTTAATAATAGAAGTCTAGAATGTGCCTTACCATCTGGGCTTGACAGCTTCTCCTGGGACTGAAAGGCTTTCTGCCAGAGCACCATTCCATCATCACTGATCCCACGTCTATTCTTTGCTCTTGAATACGTTTTCAATGAAGGTTTTCCAACAACATTCTCTTCCATTTTGTTCCTGGaatgcatttttgaaattattctaCAAGTACTTTGTTCAAGAAAGTCAagaaatatacagaaacaaactaCACATTCccaataattttgtaacaaatgcaaacatttcaaattttccCAGACTTTCAGAacttaaattaaaactgaaaGGTAGCATATTGCTCTTGAGGCAGCCGtccaaaattgaaattttctatGTGCTATATGCTGAATTCTGCAATTTCTAGGCAGCCCTACTTGTTACCTCAGCAGACAGAGCACAAGAATATGACTTGATAATCACTTGCGAGATTGTGGGTTTGAGGAAGGAAACATAGATCTATGATAACCTGACTGAAGACAATATGTCCGAAATCAGTAGTAAGTCCTCCAAGTGAAGTTGTTACTCAACAAgatgctgtttttattttatgctcttcagtgaaatactgaaatttatcagtgaaataaaattgatattttcactgtttcaaacagtgaaaatatcaattttttttttcactggtacagaactacatttgaatgcgaaagaatatgaattataaataatagaaaattccttgcaaaatatacttcagttaagatgtagatgtataaaaatactaacaggatcataaatatacacattctatcataataaaatgtaaaataatacagGAAACAGAATATAActatttacagtttgttttacaAAGAtctcctgacgtcacgacattatgacgtcataatgtcattcacgtgacgttgcgcggacaaactggatataatttgactaaaaccatttaaagcacataaaataaatagaaaatttatttgtttcagtgtaagatcaaattatatttcaatcatgaacaccataatttacattttcactcgtggctgtgccactcgtgaaaatattgcattacagtgttcactcgatgaaatatatttcgatcttacactgaaacaaacaaatatcctctatatctcatttgataaaatatggaaaCACTGGCCACCTCATGTCAACAGTATCAGAAGCGAAAGTTAGTTGCCATTTTTCAGATTGGCTATAATCATGGATTTCAAAGCTATATAATTCCTAAAAGTAGGCCTAGTTCTTGAACTGATCTGTCGATCTGCAAaaaaatcagacagaaaacaagatG carries:
- the LOC123544883 gene encoding uncharacterized protein LOC123544883 isoform X5, producing MNKMEENVVGKPSLKTYSRAKNRRGISDDGMVLWQKAFQSQEKLSSPDDKESKFKKGKGKRERLKSTMSEAGSLKKLKQGRNKKAISQVKIRRKTSVKNLSPLQDSYENDVLFGKGLQPVKARQKSRARKPQAGTPKQKFGAKGQLKRSSVPKTKPQEQFKVSLQTNTSEKIELSAHELRSLHGEHASILVVESRSPPGSQLRPEDKVSDWLAKSDNCRSRDDSSKEVWRGEQQFTGDEVRNKLFPDEFFQNLKCVLQKPQSTRVSKHVKARQDEFLSQLALKNVDKQLVGGPGSAATEKFTNSCDESNEDITFIYSGTPSGLQTGTQTGTGTQTVTGTGSFSSYVGTGTSRVTETQSSCQTGTQMKTGTYSFSTSTGASRFKETETQSQTGTCTETLNFPTGTSTSRFTGRETQSHGETGVANINKNHPNGMCTTGTNNYTESIVVHTDTCVSSDTNTDTFPRKISARASSADRKNSVEIKDQYKPKTTEEERTFTCKDSNVPKYLCSTMRRSASLNSHEFPSELSAVTDCLKNQQQEEKTPRRTAEEFKVPGSPTKCTAFKGMRKGTLQPKNSTKLFTTGFVEIEDVIPQMSTITCEQNSKSTGIEDDKRGTLRPKQRQQNIKTSTPNKVNSEGQAFQFEIDISSVNMDSDDDLLHFNESREVNSDECIHLSDTLINTQQDRTIQDINADIKASRDGHFTKASTGEKSRKSAKKKEASADEDFATEISPETKTIV